The sequence CCTTCGCGGCCTTCCCTCGCTCGTTGGCAATCAGCCATTGCTGCGGAAGGGCGGCGATGTTCTGCACCGCGTAATAGAGGTTGAGCCCGGACGCCCAGTTGGCAAAGAGCACCGTCATCATCACCGGCATCACGTAGGCCATCATCTTGGCCTGCGGGTTGGGCGGCGAGTTACGCAGGCCGATCCACGACAAGACGAACATCGACACGCCCATGAGCAGGGGAACGATGTAGAAGGGGTCCTTGAGCGAGATATCGGTCAGCCACAGGAACGGGACCCCACGGAACTCGATCGTGTTCTGGAAGACGAAGAACAGGGCGAACAGGATCGGCATCGGGAGCAGGATCGGCAGGCACCCCGCAAACGCGCTGAAGGGGCTCATGTCGTGCTCCTTGTAGATCCGCATCATCTCGGTCTGGAGCTTGGCCGGGTCCCCCTTGTACTTCTGCTGCAGCGCGTTCAGCTCCGGCTGGATGCGCTGCATCTTGATGGTCGTGCGCATCGCACCCTGGTTGAGCGGCCACATCAAGAGGCGAACCATCACGCCGAACAGCACGAGCAACCAGCCGTATCCCCAGCCGAGGGTCGCCTTCATCCACAGCAGGACGCGCATGACGATCGTCGCGAACGGCTGCACGACGCCCTGCATGAAGCCGCCGTACGGGTTGGAGTTCTCGAAGTCCCGACCGAGACTGAGGAGCCGCTGGTATTGCTGCGGGCCCGTGTAGAGCTCGAAGGCGAAGCGGCCCGTGGTCCCCAGCTGGGCGATGACCGTGCCGTGGGCGACGGTGGCTGTTCGGGAGATACGGGCCCCTCCCGTGATCTGGGCCTCGCCAAACTGCGTGTTGCCAGAATCGGCCAGCAGGCCCAGCATGAAATACTTGTTCTTGGCGACGGCCCAGGTTACCGGCCCCTCGATGATCTTGCGCTCACCCGGATCCAGCGAGCCGAACGGCACCCCCTCGGCATTGCGCGAGCCCGACTTGACGGCATAGGCCAGCGCCGTGTGATCGCTATTGGAGTCCGCCTCGAAGGATTGGAACGTCGAGGGCAGGTCGATCAGGAGGAAGCCGCCGGCACTCGCGCCACCGGCACCAAGGACGGACCCTTCCACGCGCACCCGCAGCGAGTCGCGCACCGGCGTGTACCGGATCTCCACCGTCGGACCCGTCGCGCCCAGGGTCCCGCTGAAGGTCGTTTGGCCACCGGCTTCGGCGACCGCGAGCACATGGTCGCCGAGGCGCACCGTATCCTGGCCCGAAAACCAGCGGTAGGACAGGAGTGGTGAACTGCCGGTGGTGAGCGTGACCTTGCGGTCCGACTTGTCGAGCGCCTCGTACGTCCGGAGCGTCACCGAACGCAGCGCGCCACCGGCCGTGGTCAAGACGGTCTGGGAGAGCGAATCCGAGACGGTGACGTCACGCGGCGGCGCGGCCATCGCCACCGTCGCCGTCGAATCCTCCACGGCTCGCGCGATGGCCGGCGTGGTCGATGGAGACGGTCCCGGTGTCGCCGCCTGGCCGCTTGGTGTCGCCGCAGCCTGGTCAGTGGAGACAACGGCCGGCGGCGGGGCTACCCGTGGCTTGCCAGGGAACAACACCGGCGTCGCGAACACCACGCCGATGATGAGGAGGATTGCGAGTACGGTACGTCTATCCATGCCAGCCACGAGGGGTCAAGGAACCGGATCGAATCCGCCGGGCCGAAACGGATGGCACCGGCCGATACGTTTGAGGGCCAACCACCCGCCACGCCACGGTCCGTGCTTTTCCAGCGCCTCGAGGGCGTAGTTGGAGCACGACGGGAAGTACCGACACGACGCGGGCAGGAGCGGACCCAGGAACAGCTGGTAGCCCCGTACCACGGCCATGAACACGGTGCGCATTCAGGTTGCAGCTCCTCGCTCACCCATACGCCCCGCCAGTCGGCGAAGTGTCGTGGTGAGGTCCTCCAGGGTCATGCGATATGCGGGCGGGAGGGCCCAGATCACTACATCGCGATTGCCTGGCCCGGACAACCACTCCCGGCGGACCACCTCACGCAACCGCCGCTTGAGGAGGTTGCGTCGGACCGCCGTCTGTCCGTACTTCGGCACCACGAGACCCACCCGCAGGAAAGCAAAAGGGGAAGAACTCACGCGAAGGACGAGGCTGCTCGTCTTCAGAGTTCTTCCCTCTTTCCGAATCCGATCAATGTCCTGGCGACGCGTGATCCGCGCCGCTCTCGGATACATCAAGGATCACGCCGCCGCGTACTTGGACGGCAACTTCACTGTGAGACTCTTGCGCCCCTTCTTGCGACGGCGGCTCAAGACCGCGCGCCCCCAACGGGTGGCCATGCGGGCCCGAAAACCGTGGGTGCGAACCCGGCGCTTGTTGCGCGGGCGATAAGTTGGCTTGCCCATTCAAAACCTCTCCAGAACGATCGACCTGCGATCCGGCAAAAGAAGGCGTACAATAGGCCCTTAACCCTTGACTGTCAACCACTTAGCTCTTGCTCGCATTCGCGAGAATTGACTTGTCAACACCTCGGGTCTACGTTGCCTCCCCCAATTTTCCACAGACCGCTGCATGCCCCTCACTCCTTCCGAAGCATGGGATCGCCTCCTGCGCGTCGCGAAGGATAAACTGACGGAACAGACGTTCCGAACATGGCTGGAACCAGCCGTGCCAGAACGCTTTAGCGATGGCAAGCTGGTCGTAAAGGTGGCCGACCAATTCGCCGTCGACTGGAACGAAAAAAAGCACGCCGCACTCCTCAACGGGTTCGCACCCATCGCCCTCGGCGAACCGTGCCAAATCGTTTTCCGCGCCGACGAAGAACGACAGGCCCGCACCGGCCAAATCGATCTCTTCTCACAGCCTAAGGGGCCCGCCTCCATTCCGGCGCAGCCCGTCCCGAGGCCACTCCTCAGTACTCGCTACACCTTCGATCACTTCGTCGTCGGCAAGAGCAACGAGGTGGCAGCCGCCGCCGCTCTCGCTGTAGCCAATGCGCCAGGGCAGATGTTCAACCCGCTCTTCCTCTATGGGGCGACGGGTGTGGGAAAAACCCACCTCATGCAGGCTGTGGCGCAGGAAATCCTCAAGCGCACCCCCGACCTCCGCATCGTTTACCTGAGCGCCGAGCAGTTCACCAACGAGTACGTCCAAGCCCTGCGCTCCAACTCCATGCCGGACTTCCGTCGACGATTTCGCGAGACCGATCTCCTCCTCGTCGATGACGTGCACAGCCTCAAAGGAAAGGAGGCAACGCAGGAGGAGTTTTTCCACACATTCAACGCCATCTACGAGGCTGGTCGACAGATCATCCTCACTTCAGATCGCTCCCCGGATGACCTCGGCAATGTCGAAGCACGGCTCGTCTCCCGTTTTCAGTGGGGAATGGTCGCCGACATCGAGTTTCCGGACCTCGAGCTGCGCATTGCCATCCTGCGCAAGAAGGCCGAGCTGGACCAGTTGCAGCGGCAGATTTCCGACGATGTCATTCGCTTTCTCGCCGAGCACATCCGGTCCAGCGTGCGTGAACTGGAGAGCGCCGTCATCCGCTTGCTGGCCTATGCCTCCCTCAAGCGCCGGGACATCACCCTCGCCCTCGCCCAGGAAGCCTTGCGCGACAAGTTGCGCCGCTCCATTGCCGGTGGCCTCGAGGAGGTGCCGGCGATTACCGCGGAGCGCATCCAGGGCGCCGTAGCCCGCGAATGGGGAGTCACTGCGGAGGCCCTGCGCTCCAAATCTCGGACCAAGACCCTCACGATTCCTCGACAAGCCGCCATGCACCTCTGTCGAGAACTACTGGCCATGCACCTGGTGGAGATCGGGGTCGTGTTCGGAAACCGGGATCATTCCACAGTCATCCACAGTCTCGAACGCGCCGCCGAGCAGATTGCGACCGATGCTATCTTCTTGCAGCGCTTGGAGTCTGCGAAGCGTGCCCTCACGTCTTAGGTGAGGTCACTTCCACATTTCCACAGCCCCTATCACTAATACCCTGTTTCTTATCTCTTCTAAGAACAGAGTAGAACGCTGGACCAGGGGGACTTCTCGCAGGACCGCCCTCTCACCACCCTTTCAGACATGCGCCTGACCATCAGCCGGGAGAAGCTCCAGGAAGCCCTGGTGGCCGTTTCGGCCGCCGTGCCGGCGAAGACCACGCTTCCGGTCCTCGGCAACCTCCTCCTTGAGACCACCGACCGTGGGCTCCGGATCTCCGGTACCGACCTCGACATCAGCGTGTCGATGGAGGTTGCCGCGGATGTGGAGGCTCCGGGTGGGATTACGGTGCCGGCGCGAAAGCTGAGTGAGATCGTTCGCGAACTCCCGCCCAGCCCGGTGAAGCTCGCTGCCGTGGGTGAGCAGCGGATCGTCGTCGAATGCGGAAAGTCCAAGTTCAAGCTGCTCGGATTGCCCAAGGACGACTTCCCGGCATTTCCAACGGTGGACTTCAAGTCAGCGTGGCGACTGCGATCCGGTGAACTCCAGCAGTTGATTTCCCACACGGCCTTCGCGGTTTCCACCGAGGAGAGCCGACCGATCCTCAACGGCGTGTTGTGGGAAGTGCGCGAAGACACGCTCCGGATGGTCGCGACCAACGGACATCGCCTGGCCAAGATGGAGCTCGCCTACGAAGGGGGAAGCAAGGCAGAGTTCATCATCCCGCCGAAGGCCCTGGAGCAGGTCCGCAAGCTGTTCCCGACGGACGAGGAGGTGGAAGTCGGTCGTGGGGAAAACCACATCGCGTTCCGCTCGCCCTTTGTCTCGGTCTACACACGCCTCATCGAGGGACCGTATCCG comes from Gemmatimonadota bacterium and encodes:
- the dnaA gene encoding chromosomal replication initiator protein DnaA gives rise to the protein MPLTPSEAWDRLLRVAKDKLTEQTFRTWLEPAVPERFSDGKLVVKVADQFAVDWNEKKHAALLNGFAPIALGEPCQIVFRADEERQARTGQIDLFSQPKGPASIPAQPVPRPLLSTRYTFDHFVVGKSNEVAAAAALAVANAPGQMFNPLFLYGATGVGKTHLMQAVAQEILKRTPDLRIVYLSAEQFTNEYVQALRSNSMPDFRRRFRETDLLLVDDVHSLKGKEATQEEFFHTFNAIYEAGRQIILTSDRSPDDLGNVEARLVSRFQWGMVADIEFPDLELRIAILRKKAELDQLQRQISDDVIRFLAEHIRSSVRELESAVIRLLAYASLKRRDITLALAQEALRDKLRRSIAGGLEEVPAITAERIQGAVAREWGVTAEALRSKSRTKTLTIPRQAAMHLCRELLAMHLVEIGVVFGNRDHSTVIHSLERAAEQIATDAIFLQRLESAKRALTS
- the rpmH gene encoding 50S ribosomal protein L34, producing the protein MGKPTYRPRNKRRVRTHGFRARMATRWGRAVLSRRRKKGRKSLTVKLPSKYAAA
- the dnaN gene encoding DNA polymerase III subunit beta is translated as MRLTISREKLQEALVAVSAAVPAKTTLPVLGNLLLETTDRGLRISGTDLDISVSMEVAADVEAPGGITVPARKLSEIVRELPPSPVKLAAVGEQRIVVECGKSKFKLLGLPKDDFPAFPTVDFKSAWRLRSGELQQLISHTAFAVSTEESRPILNGVLWEVREDTLRMVATNGHRLAKMELAYEGGSKAEFIIPPKALEQVRKLFPTDEEVEVGRGENHIAFRSPFVSVYTRLIEGPYPPYESVIPKDNDRVAIIEKAELISALKRMSVVASDQTHRVKLSFNTALLKFSVQTPDLGEGQDEIPVKYTGDPMDIGFNGLYLLEVLRYMPTEEIRLTFKHPERATTMEPEGWKESAKYLCLVMPLRLVD
- the rnpA gene encoding ribonuclease P protein component codes for the protein MMYPRAARITRRQDIDRIRKEGRTLKTSSLVLRVSSSPFAFLRVGLVVPKYGQTAVRRNLLKRRLREVVRREWLSGPGNRDVVIWALPPAYRMTLEDLTTTLRRLAGRMGERGAAT
- the yidD gene encoding membrane protein insertion efficiency factor YidD; amino-acid sequence: MRTVFMAVVRGYQLFLGPLLPASCRYFPSCSNYALEALEKHGPWRGGWLALKRIGRCHPFRPGGFDPVP
- the yidC gene encoding membrane protein insertase YidC, which produces MDRRTVLAILLIIGVVFATPVLFPGKPRVAPPPAVVSTDQAAATPSGQAATPGPSPSTTPAIARAVEDSTATVAMAAPPRDVTVSDSLSQTVLTTAGGALRSVTLRTYEALDKSDRKVTLTTGSSPLLSYRWFSGQDTVRLGDHVLAVAEAGGQTTFSGTLGATGPTVEIRYTPVRDSLRVRVEGSVLGAGGASAGGFLLIDLPSTFQSFEADSNSDHTALAYAVKSGSRNAEGVPFGSLDPGERKIIEGPVTWAVAKNKYFMLGLLADSGNTQFGEAQITGGARISRTATVAHGTVIAQLGTTGRFAFELYTGPQQYQRLLSLGRDFENSNPYGGFMQGVVQPFATIVMRVLLWMKATLGWGYGWLLVLFGVMVRLLMWPLNQGAMRTTIKMQRIQPELNALQQKYKGDPAKLQTEMMRIYKEHDMSPFSAFAGCLPILLPMPILFALFFVFQNTIEFRGVPFLWLTDISLKDPFYIVPLLMGVSMFVLSWIGLRNSPPNPQAKMMAYVMPVMMTVLFANWASGLNLYYAVQNIAALPQQWLIANERGKAAKAKG